GCCCAGCCAATGGGCGGCAATGCCACCGCAAATAAGAGTAATGAGGGTGCCAATGGTGACGAGATTTTGTAAACTGCCGGATACCCGACCCAATTCTCGAAGCTGGAGGTTTAGCCCCCCTTCAAACAGGATGACCGCGACCGAAAGCGAGACGATCACTTCTAAGCCGATCCCCAACATTTGGGGATGGAGAAGCCCCAAGCCATCGGATCCCAGGAGGATTCCGAACAGGAGCAGGAACACAATGCTGGGAACTTTGAGATAGTCCGCTAAAACCTGAGCGCCAATCCCGGCCACGATGGTGAGCACCATCTGGATCATGATTTCGAAGGAAGTATCCATAGGCTCTTAGGTCAAATCGGCTTGGCAACGCGGTACGCCAGGAGGGTGAAGGCGATCGCGCCAAGAACATTACCCTGGTGGACACGTCGGGCAAATACAAGCGCTAGGTATAGTGAGAAGACTGTAGGGATACAAAGGCAATATCCAGGACGACAGCAGACACTAATGGGGGATCAGCGTCCATACATATAAAGTTACCCAGTTCATTCAGGATATCACCATTTTCTGAAGCAACGGCTGGGGTACCGCTGTAGTATTCATGCAGATGAGCGATCGCCCCAGCCCTGGATTATCAACCTCTAAGCGAGGTTCAACCCTAGCATGAGCCTGTTTGCAACCCGGTAGGAAGCTCCAACGTATCGCCAATGATTTCACCCGTATGATAGGCCGCCAGCAGGACATCACTCGTTTTGCCCCAGGCGATCGCCCCTTCGCTGCTAATGCCGATCGCGCCTAAATCCCGATGGTTATTCTGCGCTTCCCGGAAGGATCGCTCAAAGGCTCCAGCGAGGGAAAGCCCATCAGTCACCCGGATCGCAATCCGAGCTGCCAAACACTCGTCAATGATATGTTCACCAATGCCCGTACAGCTAATGGCGGCCTGTTCGGTGGCGTAGTTGCCCGCAGGCATGGCAGAATCACTAACCCGGCCAATGCGTTCAAAGCCCTTGCCCCCGGTGGACGTGCCCGCAGCCAGATGACCGTGGTGATCCAGGACAACGACGCCGATGGTGCCCCGTCCGGCCTCGCTGTCTAGCGCATGTTCCCCGACTTCATCAATGGCGAGTTCTGGCTCTGCAATTACGCTGGCCATGTCGTGGCTAAAGTCGCCGCGCCGTTCTTGGATCCAC
The window above is part of the Synechococcales cyanobacterium T60_A2020_003 genome. Proteins encoded here:
- a CDS encoding isoaspartyl peptidase/L-asparaginase, which gives rise to MSQHYQPKLIIHGGAGSSLHSKGGVDAVRKILHRIVEDVYAKLHQGTTAKEAVIYGCHLLENDPRFNAGTGSVLQSDGQIRMSASLMDGTAQRFSGVINVSNVKNPIDLAEFLQSSDDRVLSDHGSAVLIRELGLPFHDPLTELRLQEWIQERRGDFSHDMASVIAEPELAIDEVGEHALDSEAGRGTIGVVVLDHHGHLAAGTSTGGKGFERIGRVSDSAMPAGNYATEQAAISCTGIGEHIIDECLAARIAIRVTDGLSLAGAFERSFREAQNNHRDLGAIGISSEGAIAWGKTSDVLLAAYHTGEIIGDTLELPTGLQTGSC